One region of Terriglobales bacterium genomic DNA includes:
- a CDS encoding 4Fe-4S binding protein, producing the protein MAKGTVAIVVERCKACGFCVEFCPTKVLALSSAFNSKGYHPPYMVAPEKCSGCDLCGMYCPDFAIHGWKLPAEAKAEAKETADAR; encoded by the coding sequence ATGGCAAAAGGCACAGTCGCGATCGTGGTGGAGCGCTGCAAGGCGTGCGGCTTCTGTGTGGAGTTCTGCCCTACCAAGGTGCTGGCGCTCTCCTCCGCCTTCAACTCCAAGGGCTACCACCCGCCCTATATGGTGGCGCCGGAGAAGTGCTCGGGCTGCGATCTGTGCGGCATGTACTGCCCCGACTTCGCCATCCACGGCTGGAAGCTCCCGGCCGAGGCCAAGGCCGAAGCCAAGGAGACCGCCGATGCACGCTGA
- a CDS encoding DUF2892 domain-containing protein — protein MQFTVERSLRLIAGFFVLLSLALGYWVSPYWFLFTAFVGLNLIQSAFSNWCPMMTILRKLGVPEAGKTGHQAAA, from the coding sequence ATGCAGTTCACCGTGGAACGCAGCCTGCGCCTGATCGCCGGCTTCTTTGTCCTGCTCTCCCTGGCCCTGGGCTATTGGGTGAGTCCTTATTGGTTCCTGTTCACCGCCTTCGTGGGGCTGAACCTCATCCAGTCGGCCTTTTCCAACTGGTGCCCCATGATGACCATCCTGCGCAAGTTGGGGGTGCCGGAAGCCGGCAAGACCGGGCACCAGGCAGCGGCATGA